Proteins from a single region of Natrinema amylolyticum:
- a CDS encoding ABC transporter substrate-binding protein, with translation MGDDSDTLNYISRGGTTQDAEREMFEKWSEESGIDVTHQEVADDTEMVNLIAENPGEFDFTNPAQFGLAYERLEYDGELFTDLDTGEIPNYEENVQDQWKNAPPIEGEDDAIFYYMSSQGIGYNQEHIDEITSWEDLKADELEDRVSLFASPPTRFANCCAALEYDVGETLNDDGMMDDVFEEMEEQHQNVVTYWSAGDEFMRLLREDQVYTCSAWGGRMQVLQEGGMDAAYVIPDEGAVAHTNYFVIMEESDKKEDVYDLLNYLYEPENAVELSTTHNYPMAMQDPSDELTELFEYVESPDELLWFDWGEMIPNLSEISERVNQVMAS, from the coding sequence ATGGGTGACGACAGCGATACGCTCAATTACATCAGTCGCGGCGGAACGACCCAGGACGCCGAGCGAGAGATGTTCGAAAAGTGGAGCGAAGAGAGTGGAATTGACGTGACACATCAGGAAGTAGCTGATGATACCGAGATGGTCAATCTCATCGCGGAGAATCCCGGCGAATTCGACTTCACGAACCCGGCGCAGTTCGGGCTCGCGTATGAGCGACTCGAGTACGACGGTGAACTGTTCACCGATCTCGATACGGGCGAGATCCCGAACTACGAGGAAAACGTTCAGGATCAGTGGAAAAATGCGCCGCCCATCGAGGGAGAGGACGATGCGATATTCTACTACATGTCCTCTCAAGGAATCGGCTACAACCAAGAGCACATCGACGAGATCACGTCGTGGGAGGATCTCAAAGCCGACGAGCTCGAAGACCGCGTCTCGCTGTTCGCATCGCCGCCGACTCGGTTTGCGAACTGTTGTGCTGCACTCGAGTACGATGTCGGTGAGACGCTCAACGACGACGGCATGATGGACGATGTGTTCGAAGAGATGGAAGAGCAACACCAGAACGTGGTCACCTACTGGAGTGCCGGCGACGAGTTCATGCGATTGCTCCGAGAGGACCAAGTCTACACATGTTCGGCGTGGGGCGGTCGCATGCAGGTCTTGCAGGAGGGGGGAATGGACGCCGCATACGTCATTCCCGATGAAGGCGCAGTCGCTCACACGAACTACTTCGTGATAATGGAAGAGAGCGATAAAAAAGAAGACGTCTACGATCTCTTGAACTATCTCTACGAACCCGAAAACGCCGTCGAACTGAGTACCACCCACAACTATCCGATGGCCATGCAAGATCCGTCGGACGAGCTTACAGAGCTGTTCGAATACGTCG
- a CDS encoding TIGR03617 family F420-dependent LLM class oxidoreductase, whose product MTDLKIDTAVKGLSTESADLAAKAESFGFDGVFTPETDEDPFLPLPLVADRTDDIDIGTRIATAFTRSPMVLAYQAWDLQQFSDGRMVLGLGTQVKGHNERRFSVDFEWESPGPRLREEVLALKHIFDVFQGNEDELDFDGEFFQFSLMTDEFNPGPLEDGPPDIWVAGVSEYMLKMAGDVADGLCMHAFNTPKYTEEVIGPMVEEGAEIGDRDPDEVTLSASPFLITGETEEQRAEMRQEAKQRIAFYGSTRTYHDVLELHGWKDVGMELHELSKEGKWGEMTELVTDDMLEAFAIEAPPEELAAEIEDKYGGIADRIQLSFDGNEYWNQVLDDLKDD is encoded by the coding sequence GTGACAGACCTCAAAATCGATACGGCGGTGAAAGGATTGTCGACGGAATCGGCGGACCTCGCGGCGAAGGCCGAATCGTTCGGCTTCGACGGAGTGTTTACACCAGAAACTGATGAGGATCCGTTCCTTCCGCTTCCACTCGTAGCCGACCGGACCGACGACATCGATATCGGGACTCGCATCGCCACGGCGTTTACCCGCTCGCCGATGGTGTTGGCCTACCAAGCGTGGGACTTGCAGCAGTTTTCCGACGGCCGCATGGTTCTCGGGCTCGGTACCCAAGTCAAGGGACACAACGAACGACGGTTCTCGGTCGACTTCGAGTGGGAAAGTCCCGGTCCTCGGCTTCGCGAAGAGGTCCTCGCGCTCAAACACATTTTCGACGTGTTCCAGGGTAACGAAGACGAACTCGATTTCGACGGCGAGTTCTTCCAGTTCTCTCTCATGACCGACGAATTCAATCCCGGGCCGCTCGAGGACGGTCCACCGGACATCTGGGTCGCCGGCGTCAGCGAGTACATGCTCAAGATGGCCGGTGACGTTGCCGACGGTCTCTGTATGCACGCGTTCAACACGCCGAAATACACCGAAGAAGTCATCGGACCGATGGTCGAGGAAGGCGCCGAAATAGGCGACCGCGATCCCGACGAGGTAACGCTCTCCGCCAGCCCGTTTCTCATCACAGGCGAAACCGAGGAGCAACGCGCCGAGATGCGCCAGGAAGCGAAACAACGCATCGCGTTCTATGGTTCGACCAGAACCTACCACGACGTCCTCGAACTTCACGGCTGGAAGGACGTCGGCATGGAGCTGCACGAGCTCTCGAAAGAGGGGAAGTGGGGCGAGATGACCGAACTGGTCACCGACGACATGCTCGAGGCATTCGCGATCGAAGCCCCGCCGGAAGAACTCGCGGCCGAAATCGAGGACAAGTACGGCGGCATCGCCGACCGAATTCAGTTGTCTTTCGACGGCAACGAGTACTGGAATCAGGTTCTCGACGACCTCAAAGACGACTGA
- a CDS encoding acyl-CoA dehydrogenase family protein, translating to MEYHDSETAQEVATRVESFMDEEVIPREREALRTGEKITEAEIEELWEMAKERDLFAPQMPEEYGGQGLDFSDMLPSFEQVGRSLIGALSIRANAPHEGNMHTLEMVGTEEQKEEWLRPLVQGDISSAFSMTEPMQGGGSDPKMLQTTAEKDGDEWVINGHKWWTSDGTDADFLLVMARTDLDAHPYEGTSIILVPTDTDGVNFVRDVGHLGGHGITERTGGHAEVKYENVRVPVENTVGEEGEGFKVAQMRLGGGRLTHCMRYSGMAERSLDIAKAYISEREGFGSALSEKQALRHRIADAETRLHAARTISRHAARELDRSDARIEVAMAKNFTANVTNEIIDLAIQCCGGNGIGKDLPLAHFYENVRPFRIVDGADEVHRRSIARWAFEDIKEEELENVLRFDEERRVDALDE from the coding sequence ATGGAGTATCACGACTCCGAAACGGCACAGGAGGTAGCGACGCGAGTCGAATCGTTCATGGACGAAGAGGTGATTCCCCGCGAGCGGGAGGCGCTTCGAACCGGTGAGAAGATCACCGAAGCGGAAATCGAAGAGCTCTGGGAGATGGCGAAAGAACGCGATCTCTTCGCACCACAGATGCCGGAGGAGTACGGCGGCCAAGGGCTGGACTTCAGCGACATGCTGCCGTCGTTCGAGCAGGTCGGTCGATCGCTTATCGGCGCGCTCTCGATCCGGGCGAACGCACCCCACGAGGGGAACATGCACACCCTCGAGATGGTCGGTACCGAAGAGCAGAAAGAGGAGTGGCTTCGGCCGCTCGTCCAGGGTGACATCTCGTCCGCGTTCTCGATGACCGAACCGATGCAAGGCGGCGGTTCGGATCCGAAAATGCTGCAGACGACCGCCGAGAAGGACGGCGACGAGTGGGTCATCAACGGCCACAAGTGGTGGACCTCCGACGGCACCGACGCGGATTTCCTCCTGGTGATGGCCCGGACCGACCTCGATGCCCACCCTTACGAAGGGACCTCGATCATCCTCGTCCCGACCGACACGGACGGCGTCAACTTCGTCCGTGACGTCGGTCACCTCGGCGGCCACGGCATTACCGAGCGGACCGGCGGCCACGCCGAAGTGAAATACGAGAACGTTCGCGTCCCCGTCGAGAACACGGTCGGCGAGGAGGGAGAAGGGTTCAAAGTCGCACAGATGCGTCTCGGCGGGGGCCGACTCACGCACTGCATGCGCTACTCCGGGATGGCGGAGCGCTCACTCGACATCGCGAAGGCCTACATTAGCGAACGCGAGGGCTTCGGGTCGGCACTCTCCGAAAAACAGGCGCTTCGCCACCGGATCGCTGACGCCGAGACGCGCTTACACGCCGCGCGGACGATATCGCGCCACGCTGCCCGCGAACTCGACCGGAGCGATGCCCGCATCGAAGTCGCCATGGCCAAGAACTTCACCGCCAACGTTACGAACGAGATCATCGACCTCGCGATCCAGTGTTGCGGTGGGAACGGCATCGGCAAGGACCTGCCGCTGGCGCACTTCTACGAGAACGTCCGTCCGTTCCGCATCGTCGACGGTGCCGACGAGGTTCACCGACGGTCGATCGCACGGTGGGCGTTCGAGGATATCAAAGAGGAAGAACTCGAGAACGTCCTTCGATTCGACGAGGAGCGACGCGTGGACGCTCTCGACGAGTAA